One window of Saimiri boliviensis isolate mSaiBol1 chromosome 4, mSaiBol1.pri, whole genome shotgun sequence genomic DNA carries:
- the ZBTB9 gene encoding zinc finger and BTB domain-containing protein 9, with the protein METPTPLPPVPTSPICNPAPRTIQIEFPQHSSSLLESLNRHRLEGKFCDVSLLVQGRELRAHKAVLAAASPYFHDKLLLGDAPRLTLPSVIEADAFEGLLQLIYSGRLRLPLDALPAHLLVASGLQMWQVVDQCSEILRELETSGGGISARGATSYHALLSTTSSTGGWCIRSSPFQTPVQSSASTESPASTESPVGGEGSELGEVLQIQVEEEEEEEEEDEEEDQGSATLTQTPQPQRVSGVFPRPHGPHPLPMTATPRKLPEGESASLELPAPPPALPPKICYIKQEPFEPKEEVSGGGTQPGGAKEETKVFSGGDTEGNGELGFLLPSGAGPTSGGGGPSWKPVDLHGNEILSGGGGPGGAGQAVHGPVKLGGTPPADGKRFGCLCGKRFAVKPKRDRHIMLTFSLRPFGCGICNKRFKLKHHLTEHMKTHAGALHACPHCGRRFRVHACFLRHRDLCKGQGWATAHWTYK; encoded by the coding sequence ATGGAAACCCCGACGCCCTTGCCCCCCGTACCCACCTCCCCGATCTGCAACCCAGCCCCACGGACAATCCAGATCGAGTTCCCACAGCATAGCTCTTCGCTGCTCGAATCTCTGAACCGCCACAGGCTAGAGGGAAAGTTCTGTGATGTGTCCCTCCTGGTGCAGGGCCGGGAACTTAGAGCTCACAAAGCAGTgttggctgctgcttctccttaCTTCCATGACAAGCTGCTTCTGGGGGATGCGCCTCGTCTCACTCTGCCGAGTGTCATTGAAGCCGATGCCTTCGAGGGGCTACTCCAGCTCATTTATTCAGGGCGTCTCCGCCTGCCACTGGATGCTCTCCCTGCTCATCTCCTTGTGGCCAGTGGCCTTCAAATGTGGCAAGTAGTAGATCAGTGCTCAGAGATTCTTAGAGAATTAGAAACTTCAGGTGGTGGAATTTCAGCCCGTGGAGCAACCTCCTACCACGCACTTCTTTCCACTACGTCCTCTACAGGAGGCTGGTGCATTCGCTCTTCCCCTTTCCAGACCCCAGTGCAGTCCTCTGCTTCCACTGAAAGCCCTGCTTCCACTGAGAGCCctgtgggaggggagggaagtgaACTGGGAGAAGTGCTGCAAATTCAggtggaagaagaagaggaggaggaggaagaagatgaggaggaggaccAGGGGTCAGCCACGCTCACTCAGACTCCTCAGCCCCAGAGAGTATCAGGGGTTTTTCCCCGTCCTCATGGACCCCACCCACTGCCCATGACTGCGACTCCTCGCAAGCTTCCAGAGGGTGAGAGCGCATCACTTGAgcttcctgcccctcctcctgcacTACCCCCCAAAATCTGCTACATTAAGCAGGAACCCTTCGAGCCTAAGGAGGAGGTATCAGGAGGTGGAACTCAGCCTGGAGGAGCAAAGGAAGAGACCAAAGTGTTTTCTGGAGGGGACACTGAAGGGAATGGGGAGCTAGGGTTCTTGTTGCCTTCGGGGGCAGGGCCAACATCTGGGGGAGGGGGGCCATCCTGGAAACCAGTGGATCTTCATGGGAATGAAATCCTATCAGGGGGCGGAGGACCTGGGGGAGCAGGCCAGGCCGTGCATGGGCCTGTGAAGCTAGGGGGGACACCCCCTGCCGATGGAAAacgctttggttgcctgtgtggGAAGCGGTTTGCGGTGAAGCCAAAGCGTGACCGGCACATCATGCTGACCTTCAGCCTTCGGCCTTTTGGCTGTGGCATCTGCAACAAGCGCTTCAAGCTGAAGCACCATCTGACAGAGCACATGAAGACCCATGCTGGAGCCTTGCATGCGTGTCCCCACTGTGGCCGTCGGTTCCGAGTCCATGCCTGTTTTCTCCGCCACCGAGACCTGTGCAAGGGCCAGGGTTGGGCCACTGCCCACTGGACTTACAAGTGA